The Antricoccus suffuscus genome segment CCGTTGAGGTCGCGGCGTTCTCGGTTGACATGGCGATCGAGGGGGCCGAAACCGGCGGCAAGTACGCGCAGACGTATCTACGCCGGATCCAGCCGCACGTCGCTGCGCGATTATCGGCATCCGACCGGACCATGCTTGATGCTCTCGTTGCGGACGTCGGCTCATCGAGCCTTCGTCACCGCGAGGACCTGCGCCTGCGCGCCGGCCGTACGGCGTGGGCGGGGTACCGCCCCTGACGCATCCGCGACGGGCCCCGACTGCTCAGCCGGCCCGTCGCCGGGTGACTTCCTCGAGCCGCGTCAGCCGTTCCGCCGGTCTTTGGCGTGGGCACGTGGAGCATTTGTCCTTGTCGTCGACTTGGTAGAGCAGGCAACACGACCCGCGGCGTACGAACGTCTCGCGCAGCCGATTGCCGCCGACGCCGGCCAACTCGACTTCGGTGAAGCGCGGAACAGGTAGCGACCGCGGTAGGCGCGCGACCACCTCTTGCGCCGCCTCGGTCGCTTCGGTGACTCTTCCGGTCGCGCGGCCGGCCCAGAGATAGCGACCGGCGATTGCGTCGACCGCGACGGACCACAGTCGTCGCTCGCCCTTACCGGCGATGGCTGCGACCCGATCGATCGCCGCACCGAGTGCGTCCGCCAGTTCGGCGGTGCCATCGCCCTCGGCCAACCGCGTCGAGCGCGCGCCGGGTATCCGGCTATCGCCCTGATGGTGCAGCAGTACGTCGTCGAGACGAGCACTGAGCGCCGTACCGGTCAGAAATGAGCTGGCAATCATGGGAAGTGCGAGCCAGTTGCTCGCCGAGTACCACCAGAGAGTGCCGAGGATGAACGGATCGTCGATTCCCCAGATCAGTCCGCGCAGCCGGATCTGTTCGCGTAGCCAAGCGTCATCGAGGACGGCGGTCGCGCGGATCTCGGTCGACCCCGCGCCGCAGATCAAGCTCCCATGTTCGCTCTGGGGCAGGGCTGCCAACATCCTGCTCAGGATCTGTTCTGGAGTCGGCTGATCGGTCACGGCGTTCTTCCTGCTCGGTCGGGCTCGACCAGGCGACCGTCGTGGACGGTAAGCACGCGGCCGGCAATGGCTTCTAGAAGTCGTAGATCGTGACTGACCAGAACGATCGCCGTGCCGCGCGCGCTCACCTGACTGAGCACGTTGATGATCTCGGTGGCCGTGGTGGCATCGAGGCTTGCGGTCGGCTCGTCGGCGACGACCAACGCGGGACTGGCGACCACGGCGCGAGCGATCGCCACCCGTTGGCACTGCCCGACCGACAGTTGGCTCGGGTGCGCCGTCACTGGTATCGCCGAGAGCCCCACGTCGTCGAGGGCCTCACGCGCGAGCGACTTGCGCTCCGCGCGGCGTGGACGAGAGCGTCGGTCGGCGGTAAGTGGTTCGGTGATGCTCCGCCAGAGTGGCCACCGTTGGTCGAGTGAACCGACCGGATCTTGGAAGATCGGCATGATGGTCCCCGGACGAGGGGAGTCCTCGCCGGCGGCGCCGTACCGGATCTGGCCGGCGTCGGGGCGTTCTGTCCCGGCGATGAGACGTAACAGGGTCGACTTGCCGGAACCGGACGGTCCGGCGATCCCGACTATCTCGCCTTCAGCGATATCGATGCTGATCCGATCGACGGCACGGTGCTCGCTGCCGTGCGTACGATACGACTTCATCAGGCCTTCACCGCGGACAACCGGATGGTCGGTACGCAGACTTTCGCCGCGAAGATGGTGACCGCCGTACTTCGATGCTTCGAGCAGTGACCGTGTCCGCTCATGCGCCGGAGCGGCGACGACCGCAGCGGACGGTCCGGTCTCGATGATCGTGCCACGGTCGATGACCACGATCCGGTCAGCGTGCGCGGCGGCAAGAGCCAGATCGTGCGTCACGAACAGCAGTGAACGACTGCGTTCTCGGAGCACGTGCATGACCCCGTCGGCGAGGTCGGCGTCCAGCGCGCTCGTTGGCTCGTCGGCCAGCGTGAGAATGGGGTCGAGGGCGGTGCTGGCCACGATAGTCGCGCGTTGCAGCATTCCGCCGGACCATTGGTGCGGATATTGCCGGCTGCGACGATCCGCATCAGGGATACCGACGTGCTCCAAGCGCCGCGCGACCTCTCCTCGGGGAAGGTCGATCCCGTGCATCCGCCACGGTTCGGCGACATGGTGTCCGACAGTGCGCAAGGGATCGCAGGCCGAGTAGGGATCCTGCGCGACGTAGCCGATCTGCGGTCCGAGGTAAGGCCGCCGCGTCTTGGCAGTCATCCCGTTGAGATCGGTACCTTGTAGGCCGAGGACCCCGGTGATCGTCGTACGAGGACCGAGCAATCCGAGGACGGCGCGGATGCAGGTGGTCTTGCCGCAGCCGGACTCGCCGACGATGGCTACTGACTCGCCGTCTTCGACCTGAAGGTCGATCCCGCGTACGGCCTGGAAGCCGTTCGGATAGGTGACGGTGAGATTCCGGATATCGAGCACGGTCGACGACGACGCGCTCATGCTAGCTCGCTGACGTCGGCGCAGTCGCGCAACGCGTCACTGATCAGCGTGATCGCGGTGACGGTGATAACCAGTCCGATTCCGGGCCCGATCAATAACCACGGCGCGACGTTAAGATCGATCCGGCCCTCGTTGAGCATGCTGCCCCACTCGGCGGTCGGCGGCTGCACTCCGAGCCCGAGAAATGACAGTCCGGCCAGCCCGAGGATCGTCTCGCCGAGTCCGAGGGTCGCGGCAATCAGGCCGTGCGCGAATACGCCGGGCAGCACGTGACCGACCGCGATTCTCGCGCGGCCGATGCCGGCCATCCTTGCTGCCAGTACGTCGGGTCGATGTCGGGAGCTGAGCGCGAGGCTCCGGGAGAGTTTGGCGAGGCCGGCCCAGCCAGTGAGCGACATCGCCAGCACCAGATTGCCGAACCCTGGACCGAGGGCACCGACGACCGCGAGCGCCAGCACTAGGGAGGGCAGCCCGAGCATGACATCGCAGATCCTGCTGACGAAAATGTCGAACGGGCCACCCATCAGACCGGCCGGCACACCGAGTCCGATGCCGATCACGGTCGTCAGGGCGAAGACGATGAGTGCCGCCTCGAAGGACACGCCCGCGCCGTGCACCGCGCGGGACAATAGGTCTCGTCCGTTGGAGTCGGTGCCGAGCCAGTGCATCGCTGATGGAGCCGCCAGCTTGTTCTTGTAGTTGGTCTGGTCCGGATCGCCGACTAGTAGCGGACCGATAATCGCTACCGCTGCAAGGATCAGCACGCCGATCGAGCCGACCTGGAAGCTGCGATGCCGGACCAGGCGGTGCCATAGCCGGACGGTTCGCGCCGGCCGTGCTTCGACGCCCGTGTCGGCCGGCTGGTTCGCCATCGGTTCGGGCAGGACACTCATACGGAGGCCTCGGCGGACCGGTTGATGTCGGCGGCGGTCGTGGTGCCGGAATCGGTGACGGTAGCGGTGGTGGTGCGCCGGCGGCGGAAGTTGCCGTGCCGAAGACGTGGATCGATCATCGCCAGCAGGAGGTCGATCAGCAGGCTGGCGACGACGTACACCGTCACGGCGATCATCGTGAACGCGACGACCACCGGCACGTTGCGCGCGTTAATCGCCTGGACGGTAAATGCGCCTATGCCTGGCCACGTGTAGACGCTCTCGATGATCGGCGCGCCGCCGAGCACTGCGGCCGCACCAAGACCGACGATCGTGAGGAATGGCGCGATCGCGTTTGGTACGGCGTGCACGAGCAGCTGGCGCACCGGTGATGCGCCGCGAGCTCGACAGACCTCCATGTACGGCGCCGACCGGGCCTCGAGGATCGAGGCGCGCAGCACCCGAGTCCAGTAGCCGGCCGAACCCAGCGCCAGGGTCAGCGCCGGCCATCCGACCGTGCGCCACGAGCCGTCCGAGATGATCACACCCAGGTCGAGTTTGAGCACGAGGATATTGAGCACGAACAGCCCTACGAGGAACCCGGGCACGATCACCATCGCGAGACTGACCACCCGCACAACGGAGTCCGGCCACCGTCGCGGTGCCGCAGCGGCGATGGTCCCCATGACGACGGCCATCGCGATTGCCATACACATCGCCACGGTCGCGAGCCGCAGTGTTGCCGGCAACCGAGTCGCGAACTCTTCCATTACCGGTCGGCCCGACTTCCACGAAAGCCCGAAGTCTCCGTGTACGGCGGCCCAGAGCCAGTCAAGATATCGAACAACCGGATTGCCGTTGAGCCCGAGCTCGACGCGCATCGCGGCGATCTGGGCCGGGTCCGGCTCAAGGATTCCGCGTGCGTGCAGGATCCCGGTGGCTGGATCGCCCGGCGCCAATAGCAAGAGGCACCAGACAATAATGCTCGCGACCAACAACGTGGCGAGCGCGATCCCTACCCTCTTGCTAAGGGCGACCAGCACGTCACGAACCGGCGGTCGTCGATGCGTCTACCCACAGGTTCGCCGTCGGTACCTTGTAGTTCTTCCACTTCGGGCCGGCGACGACGCCCGGGACCCGCATGCCGAGGAAACCCATGTAAGCGCCGTCTCCCACCGCAGCTTGGATCTGCTTGAGGAGGTCATCGCGCTCGGTGGTGTCCATCGTGGTCGCCAACTTCGACACAAGAGCGTCGAGATTGGGATCGCTGATGCCGGAGTAGTTGCTTGGGCCGTCGGTGACGAAGTAGTTCTGCAGCGAGCTGATGGGATCGCCTGGGAAGGAGGTCGTCCCGTTACCGACGATCGCGGCGTTCCATTTGACCGACGGGTCCTGCATCGCTTCGTCGGTGTCGGGCACCTGCTGGATCTCGACGCCGATCCCGGCGGTCTTCAGCTCCGACTGGACCGCGACGCCGAGGGTGCCCGAGTCGGGCTGCTGCGGATAGGTCAGGACGGTCAACGTCAGTGGATTACCGTCTTTGGCGTACATCCCGTCCGAGCCCTTGGCGTAACCGGCACCCGTGAGGAGCTTGTCGGTGGCCTTGGTGTCGGTCTTGAACATCGGCTCGTAGTACGCGGCCTTGGGCGAATACATCCCATTCGAGACTTCGTACAGCCCGTTCATGACGTCGTTCGCGATCTCCTTGTAGTTGATCGCCGACAATACGGCCTTCCGGACCTTCACGTCCGTCAACGGCCCGGTTTTCTGGTTGAGCTGGAATTGAAACGTCGGCCCTTTCGGCGTACCGGTGACCCAGTACGAGTCCTTGCGACCGTTCAGGTTTTTGGCCGCATCCGTCGGTGGATAGAGCGCGAGGTCCACTTCGCCTTTCTGTACGGCGAGAATCCGTGACTGGGCCTCTTCGATGAACTTGACGGTCACCGACTTCAGCGCTGGAGTGCCGCCCCAGTAGTCCGGGTCGGCCTTCATCGTCATCGTCTGGGTATCGAGCTTCTGTACGACGTACGGGCCGGTGTAGAGCTTGGCGTCGATGAGCTTCTGCGGGTCGCCCTTCGCCTTGAGGTAGGCGGGGAGGTCGAAGATCACGAACTTCGACTCATCGGCGAGCAAGAACGGAAGGTTTGGTGTCGGCTGCGGAGTCGTGAGCGTGACCTCTAGGTCGCCGGTGGGCTTGACGGTTGTACCGGCGATTGACTTCAGCCCAGCGACCTCGGACAACGAGTACTGCATGACGTCGGCCAGCGCCTTCGCGTCGAGTGGGTCGCCGTTCTGGAAATGCACCCCCTTGTTGAGGGTGAGCTTCCAGGTCAGGTCGTCGACGTTGTCGAGGCTCTTGAGGATCCATGGCTTGGGATCGGCGCCGAGGACGGGCCGCATGAGCAGCTCGCTCCACCCGAACTCGTTTCCCCAGAACCCGTTCTCAAGCGGGTCGACGTCGTCGATAGCGAACCCGGTCGCCAGCGTCAGCGTCGTGGGCTTCTCTCCCGAACCGGCCGCATCGCCGGTCGCACACGCGGCTAGACCGCCGACAAGTGCGGTTGTAACGAGGATCCCGATGATCCGACGGACAACTGTAACTACACGCATTGGAAGCGCCTTTCCAAGAACCTCGTGGAAGTACTGAAAAGTCGCGATCGGTCTCCTGGCTCGTAGCTGTCCGCTGGCGCGAACCGACACGTCACCTTCCCGGGGTTACCCAGTGGCTCCTGCAGCACGTGTGGAACGTGGAACAGCTGACGTGTCGTTGCAACTACTTACAGTGGCGAGGGCCGCTTCGGCATCACACCGAATTCCCGTACACCGCGACCGGCACACTGTACCGCAGCCGTTGCCGCCGGCACCCGCGGCTGCCTCAGATCTCGAAGTCCGCAGTAGTCACGGAACCGTCATAGGGTGTGTGGAGACCCGCTCGCGGGTTAGAGGTACGCCGCGGGCCTTTAGAGCCGGAGGTCATGATGGCGGAACAAGTCGTGGGGCCACAGAACGTCGCACAAAAGCTGATCAGCAGTCACCTAGTGTCTGGCGAGATGACGCCGGGCAGCGAGATTGGTCTGAAGATTGACCAGACCCTCACCCAGGACGCGACTGGCACGATGGTGATGTTGGAGCTCGAGGCACTCGGGCTGGACCGCATCCAGACGCAGCTTTCCGCGCAGTACGTCGACCACAACCTCCTGCAGACCGACGAGAAGAACCCGGAAGATCACCTATTTCTGCGTTCTGCTGCCCAGCGGTTCGGGCTCTGGTTTTCCAAGCCCGGCAACGGGGTGTCGCATCCGGTGCACCAGGCGCGGTTCGGCGTACCCGGTACGACGATGATCGGCTCGGACTCGCACACCCCGGCCGCTGGCGCGATCGGGATGCTGTCGATCGGCGTCGGCGGTCTCGAGGTCGCGATGGCGATGGCTGGAGACCCGCTATATATCCAGATGCCGGAAATTTGGGGCGTCGAGCTGACTGGTGAACTCCCGCCGTGGGTGTCGGCGAAGGACGTCATTCTCGAGATGCTTCGTCGGCACGACGTCAAGGGCGGCGTGGGCCGGATTGTGGAGTACTACGGTCCGGGTCTGGCCAATCTGACCGCGATGGACCGGCACGTCATCGCCAACATGGGCGCCGAGCTCGGCGCGACCACCACGGTCTTTCCGGGTGACGAGGCCGTGCGCGAATTCCTTACGTCGCAAGATCGCGCGGGCGACTTCGTCGAGATCCTCGCCGACGAGGGTGCGACGTACGACGTCACCGAGAGTATCGATATGTCGACACTTGAGCCGCTCATCGCGAAGCCGTCGTCGCCGGGCAACGTCGTACCGGTGCGTGAGGTCGCCGGCGAAGAGGTGTTCCAGATCGTGGTCGGCTCCTCCGCTAACCCCGGACTGCGCGACTTTGCCGTGGTGGCAGAGATCTTGGAAGGCAAGCAGACTCACGATCAGGTGTCCGTCGATATAAACCCCACCTCCCGGGAGATCTTCGAGGACCTCGCGAAGGGTGGCTGGTTGTTTAAGCTGATCTCGTCTGGCGCGCGGATCCACCAGGCTGGCTGTATGGGATGTATCGGTATGGGCCAAGCGCCCGCGATCGGCCGCAACAGCCTGCGCACGGTGCCGCGCAACTTCCCCGGACGCTCAGGTACGGACGAAGACGCCGTCTGGCTCTGCTCGCCGGAGACTGCCGCTGCGGCCGCGCTGACGGGCGTCATTACCGATCCGCGGGACCTCGACATGGACTACCCGCGGCCGTCTCTTCCCAAGCAGGCCAGTGTTAATACCGCGATGCTCCTTCCGCCGCTGCCGGCCGAGGAGGCGGCGAAGGTCGAGCTAGTCAAGGGCGGCAACATCAAGTCGTTGCCGGACTTCGACCCGCTTCCCGATGACCTCGAAGTCCCGGTCATGCTGAAGGTCGGCGACAACATGTCGACCGACGGCATCATGCCTGCGGGCTCCCGCGTGTTGCCGTATCGCAGCAATATCCCGAAAATCTCCGAATTCGTCTACATCCAGGTTGACGACACGTATGCCAAACGTGCCGCGGCCGAGGACGGTGGGCACGCAATCATCGCAGGCGAGAACTACGGACAGGGCTCGTCGCGTGAGCACGCCGTACTCGCGCCTCGCTACCTCGGGCTACGCGTGGTCGTGACGAAGTCGTTCGCGCGGATTCACTGGCAGAATCTCGCCAACTTCGGCGTACTTGCGCTGGAGTTCGCCAACCCGAGCGACTACGACTCCATCGAGCAAGGGGACACCGTCAAGCTGACGGGTATTCCGGAGCAGCTCAAGGCTGGTAACAAGGTCATGGCCACGCTCGCGGGCCGAGAGGTAGAGCTACGGCACCGGCTCTCGCCACGCCAGGTCGAGATGGTGATCGCCGGCGGTCGCATTCCGCAGCGTCGTCAGAGCCTCGCCGGCTAGTCGGCGGAAGTGTCCGCTGAGTGTCCGTTAGTAGGAACGCGGCAGGCCGAGGACATGCTCGGATACGTAGTTCATGACCATCTCCTGTGAGACAGGAGCGATCTTCATGAGCCGCGACTCGGTCCAGTAGCGACCGACGTTGTACTCCTTGGCGAAGGAGAATCCGCCGTGCGTCTGCATCGCCCGGTCGGCGGCGAAGAACGCCGCGTCGGAGGCCAGGAACTTCGCCGAGTTCGCCTGCTCGCCGCAGGGCATTCCGGCGTCGTACCGCCACGCCGCCTCGCGCACCGCGAGCTCAGCGGCGTGCAGGCGCATGTGCGCTTCGGCGAGCGGAAACGCGATGCCTTGGTTTTGGCCGATGGAGCGGCCGAACACGCGGCGATCGTTGGCGTAGTTGACAGCGGTCTTGAGCGCAAGCTTGCCGATGCCGAGCGCCTCGGACGCGATCAGGATGCGCTCCGGGTTGAGCCCGTCGAGTAGGTAGGAGAACCCGCGCCCTTCCTCGCCGACCAGGTCGTCGGCGTCAACCTTGAGGCCGTCGTACCGCACCTCGCAGGAGGCGACCGCGTTGCGCCCGATCTTGTTGATGGGCTGGATATCGACCTGAGGGTTCTGCAGGTCGGCAAGGAGCAGCGACATGCCATCGGTACGCCGCTTGCACTCGGCCAGGGGCGTCGTACGGCACAGCAGGAGGACCTTGTCGCTGTCCTGCGCCTTGGTGGTCCAGACCTTCTGACCGTGTACGACGTAGTGATCGCCGTCCTTGACTGCGCGCGTCGTGATCGAGGTCGTGTCTGTGCCGGCATCGGGCTCAGTGACCCCAAAAGCGACGTGCAGGTCGCCGGCTGCGACTTTCGGCAGGTACTTCTCTCGCATCTGCGCGGAGCCGTGCTTAGCCACCGGATTCATGCCGAAGATCGACAGGTGAATCGCGCTCGCGCCGTTCATTGCGGCGCCAGAGGCGGCGACTTCTTCCAGGATTACGGAGGCTTCGCTAATCCCGCGCCCGCCACCGCCGTACTCCTCGGGGATCGCGATGCCGACCCATCCGCCGTCGGCCATCGCCTTGTAGAAGTCCCACGGAAACTCGTGCTGCTCATCGCGGGCACGCCAGTACTCATCGTCGAATGACTTGCACACATCTCGAATCGCCCCGCGGATGCTGGTGATGTCTTCGTCTTCATCGAACTGCATGGTCGTCTCCTCGCGCGTTTACTCGTGCAGGTGCTGGCGGACGGACGCGCTCCCGCGCCGATGGCCCGCAGTCCACATTAGACGGCACCGTTTGACGGACCGCGAGAATGCCCTGATTGCCCGTGAGCACGTCCGCGCCCATACCGTGCTCGGTGGCGTATGAGCGAGTCAACGTCACGGATGGGCCGGGGCGAGGGTGGTGATCGCTTCTCGCAGTGCGCGCACGACGAATTCCGCCTGCTCGCGGCTGAAATCGGCGCCAAAGGTGAACCGGACGGCGGTCTGTGCCACCTCTCGTTCGATGCCGACGGCCGTCAGCACGTGCGAGGGTTCGTCGCTGCCGGCGGCGCAGGCCGAACCGGACGAACAGACGATGCCGGACTCCTCGAGCCGCAGCAACACCGACTCGCCGCTTGTGCCGGGGAAGCAAAACGACGCGTTGCCGGCGAGGCGTGACGTCCGGTGTCCGGTCAGCACCGCGCCGGGCACCGACTGCAGTACGCCGTCGATGAAAACGTCGCGCACCTCGAACAAGTCTGCGACGGCGGGCGAGGCGAGCCCGAGCGCGGTGGCCAGGCCGACGGCCGCGGCAACGTTTTCGGTGCCGGACCGTGCGCCACGCTCCTGGCCGCCGCCATGTAGGACCGGCTCGAGTTGCACTCGTCCTCGCACGTAGAGCGCGCCGATGCCTTTGGGGGCACCGAGCTTGTGCCCGGACAGGCTGAGCGCGTCGAGTCCGAGGTCGCGCACGTGGATCGGCAGCGAACCGACGGCCTGGACGGCGTCACTGTGCAGCGGTACGCCGACGGCCCGGCAGATCTTGGATATAGCGCCGATCGGTTGTACCGTGCCGATCTCGTTGTTCGCCATCATGATCGATACCAGAGTGCTCGAAGGTGTTACCAGATCGGCGAGCGCGTCAAGGTCGACCATCCCCGTGTGATCGACTGGCACATAGTCGATCTGGAAGGCGTGATGGCGCCGTAGGTAGTCGCACGACTCGAGTACTGCGGGATGCTCGATCGGAGACGTGACGATGTGCCGCGCACGAGGCGTGGCCAGCGAGACCCCTTTGATCGCAAGGTTGTCTGCCTCCGTGCCCCCGCCCGTAAACACGATTTCGGTGGGTCGTGCTCCGACGTACCGCGCTACCGTCGCGCGCGCCTTTTCAAGCGCGACCGATGCCCGGTTCCCGATCTCGTGATGGCTCGACGGGTTGCCGAAGTCGCCGGTCAGGTAGGGCCACATCGCCTCGAGGACCTCGCGGCGTACGGCGGTCGTCGCGGCGGCGTCGAGATAGATCACCACGGCGCCGCGGATCGTGCGGATTTTGTGACGGATGGCCGGGATTTTGTGACGGATCGTGGGGCATTTTGTGACGGATCGCGGGTGGTGGTGGCGAAGTCCAGCCCAAGGTCGAGACTCCGGATCGTGTGCGTCAGCGCGCCGACCGAGATGACGTCGACGCCGGTCTGCGCGATCTCCCGTACGCCGTCAAGCTCGATCCCGCCGCTCGCTTCGACGACGGCCCGACCGGCGATGATAGCGACGCCCTCACGCAACTCGTCCAGCGTGAAGTTGTCGAGCATGATCGAGTCGACGCCGGCGGCGAGGACCGGCTCAATCTGGTCGATCCGGTCGACCTCCACCTCGAAATGGGTGGTGTGCGAGATCCTTCCGCGTGCCTCCCGCAATGCCAGAGTCAGATCATCGCCGAGCACGGCCAGATGGTTGTCCTTGGCCATCACGGCATCCGACAAAGAGTTGCGGTGGTTATGTCCGCCGCCGCAGCGTACGGCGTACCTCTCGATCGCCCGTAGCCCTGGCGTTGTCTTGCGAGTATCGACGATCCGGGCCTTCGTGCCCGCGGTCTCCGCCGCGTAGCGCGCGGTGGTGGTCGCGATCGCCGACATGCGTTGGACCAGGTTGAGTGCGATGCGTTCGGCGCCGAGCAATGACCGCGCGCTGCCGCGGACGGTCGCGAGCACCTGACCGGATTCGAATAGCGCGCCATCGTCGACGAGGACTTCGACCTCGGTGGCGCCGTCGACATGGCCGAACGCCGCCGCGAAGACCTCGCCGCCGCAAAACACGCCAGGCTCACGCGCGACCAGGTCGGCGCGTGCCGAGACCCCTTGGGGGATAAGACAGTCCGACGTAACGTCTCCCCAGGGGGCGTCCTCGTCCCACGCCATCTGCACTATTCGGTGGATCTCGGCCCGGCTCAGCATGCGCGCTCCAAGTTGATGTGGTGGGCGAAACGACCAGAGGTGCTCGGCCGATCCGCGCGATAGTGGGCGCCGCGCGACTCCTGACGAGCCAGTGCGCCCGCCAGGATGCACAGCCCTGCCTGACGCAGGTTCTCGTCCTCCCGACCGGCAATCGTCGTACGGTCGGCGCGCCAGCTGCGCAGCTGCTTGTCAGCGATCTGCAGCCCGTCGTGATCACGCACGAGTCCGGCGTGGTCCCAGAGTTGGTGCTGCAGCTCGGCCCGGTCGAACGGCGTGAC includes the following:
- the nadC gene encoding carboxylating nicotinate-nucleotide diphosphorylase; the protein is MLSRAEIHRIVQMAWDEDAPWGDVTSDCLIPQGVSARADLVAREPGVFCGGEVFAAAFGHVDGATEVEVLVDDGALFESGQVLATVRGSARSLLGAERIALNLVQRMSAIATTTARYAAETAGTKARIVDTRKTTPGLRAIERYAVRCGGGHNHRNSLSDAVMAKDNHLAVLGDDLTLALREARGRISHTTHFEVEVDRIDQIEPVLAAGVDSIMLDNFTLDELREGVAIIAGRAVVEASGGIELDGVREIAQTGVDVISVGALTHTIRSLDLGLDFATTTRDPSQNAPRSVTKSRPSVTKSARSAAPW